The following coding sequences are from one Clostridioides difficile ATCC 9689 = DSM 1296 window:
- a CDS encoding aspartate/glutamate racemase family protein — MKTIGLIGGMSWESTITYYQVINTVIKERLGGLHSSKCILYSVDFQEIEECQSSGNWEKSAKILADAAIKLQEAGADFIVICTNTMHKVSDKIQESIHIPLLHIADVTATVLREKEIKKVALLGTKYTMEQDFYKNVIINNGIEVLIPNEEDRIIVNDTIFNELCLGIISESSKKAFLSIIDKLGKQGAEAVILGCTEIGLLIKQNDTSIPLFDTTVIHAIEAALSSI, encoded by the coding sequence ATGAAGACTATAGGCTTAATTGGTGGTATGAGTTGGGAAAGTACCATTACATATTATCAAGTTATTAATACAGTAATAAAAGAAAGATTAGGTGGACTACACTCTTCTAAATGTATACTTTACAGTGTAGATTTTCAAGAAATTGAAGAATGCCAATCTAGTGGAAATTGGGAAAAAAGCGCCAAAATTTTAGCTGATGCTGCAATTAAATTACAAGAGGCAGGGGCAGATTTTATTGTTATCTGTACTAATACTATGCATAAGGTATCAGATAAAATACAAGAAAGTATACATATTCCATTACTTCACATAGCAGATGTAACTGCTACGGTATTAAGGGAAAAAGAAATAAAAAAAGTGGCCTTATTAGGTACTAAATATACAATGGAACAAGATTTTTATAAAAATGTAATTATTAATAATGGAATTGAAGTCTTAATTCCAAATGAAGAAGACCGTATAATAGTAAATGACACAATATTTAATGAACTTTGCTTAGGAATTATATCTGAATCTTCAAAAAAAGCTTTCTTATCTATTATAGATAAGCTTGGCAAACAAGGTGCAGAGGCTGTTATATTAGGATGTACAGAAATAGGTCTTTTAATTAAACAAAATGACACTTCTATTCCACTATTTGATACGACAGTAATACATGCAATAGAAGCTGCACTAAGTTCAATTTAA
- a CDS encoding PTS transporter subunit IIC has protein sequence MEINYKKRNFKSFAKRKNIEISVQRYLIDALSYMALGLFSSLLIGTIFNTLGDNFNISLFTEVISPLAKQVTGPAIAVAIAYGLQAPPLVLFSCALVGACGNELGGPVGAFVATLFAVEVGKLVSKETKIDILVTPAVTILIGVLVAELIGPAVSAFMTSFGNIIMQATTMQPIIMGALVSALVGIALTLPISSAAICMMLSLGGLAGGAATVGCCCQMVGFAVMSFRENGVGGLVAQGLGTSMLQVPNIIKNWKIWIPPTVASILLGPLSTTIFKMENIPIGSGMGTCGLVGQFGTVTAMQSAGKGGISMWVGILLLNFILPAIVTLLISEFMRKKGLIKPEDLKLDV, from the coding sequence TTGGAAATCAATTATAAAAAAAGAAATTTCAAATCATTTGCTAAAAGAAAAAATATTGAAATTTCTGTTCAAAGGTATCTTATTGACGCACTAAGTTATATGGCACTCGGTCTTTTTTCGTCCCTTTTAATTGGAACAATTTTCAATACATTAGGAGATAATTTCAATATTTCTCTTTTTACTGAAGTTATAAGCCCTCTTGCTAAACAGGTTACTGGTCCAGCTATAGCAGTGGCTATTGCGTATGGACTTCAAGCACCTCCACTTGTACTATTTTCTTGTGCACTTGTTGGAGCTTGTGGTAATGAATTAGGAGGACCTGTTGGAGCATTTGTCGCTACACTTTTTGCTGTAGAGGTTGGAAAATTAGTTTCAAAAGAAACAAAAATAGATATATTGGTTACACCTGCTGTAACAATACTAATTGGAGTACTTGTAGCTGAACTTATTGGTCCAGCTGTTTCTGCTTTTATGACTTCATTTGGAAATATAATAATGCAAGCTACAACTATGCAACCTATAATAATGGGAGCTTTAGTCTCTGCACTTGTTGGAATAGCTCTTACATTACCTATAAGTAGTGCAGCTATTTGTATGATGTTAAGTTTAGGTGGTCTTGCTGGTGGGGCAGCAACTGTAGGTTGTTGTTGCCAAATGGTAGGCTTTGCTGTTATGAGCTTTAGGGAAAATGGAGTTGGTGGCCTTGTGGCACAAGGTCTTGGGACATCTATGTTGCAAGTACCTAATATAATAAAAAATTGGAAAATTTGGATACCACCTACTGTAGCTTCAATATTACTTGGACCATTATCTACAACAATATTCAAAATGGAGAATATTCCTATTGGTTCTGGTATGGGCACTTGTGGATTGGTTGGACAATTTGGAACAGTAACTGCTATGCAAAGTGCTGGAAAAGGAGGTATATCTATGTGGGTTGGTATACTTTTACTTAATTTTATACTTCCTGCTATTGTAACTTTGTTGATTTCAGAATTTATGAGAAAAAAAGGTCTAATAAAACCTGAAGATTTAAAACTAGATGTATAA